The Sphingobacteriales bacterium genome includes a window with the following:
- a CDS encoding gliding motility lipoprotein GldD, producing MKRYLVKLNNPFILGLMIFVLAACHENYVPKPRVYQRIYYPRHDYQLASTDCGFSSEIPVYSVLNHDSSHNAEPCWFNLVFLPFKAKLHLSYKPVNQYNTLDALKEDARNLVYKHTVKADEIEEKLFFTPQGNSGIFYELSGSTATAISFYLTDSTTNFIRGALYFSSRINRDSLDPVINFLKADIQHFIETLKWQNHK from the coding sequence ATGAAGAGATACCTTGTAAAGCTTAATAATCCGTTTATTTTAGGCTTGATGATTTTTGTTCTGGCGGCTTGCCACGAAAACTATGTCCCTAAGCCAAGGGTTTATCAACGTATTTACTACCCCAGACATGACTATCAGCTTGCCAGTACTGATTGCGGATTTTCGTCTGAAATACCGGTTTATTCGGTTTTAAACCACGACAGCAGTCACAATGCTGAACCATGCTGGTTCAATCTGGTGTTTCTTCCTTTCAAAGCTAAATTACATTTGAGCTATAAGCCTGTCAATCAGTATAATACACTTGATGCGCTGAAAGAAGATGCCCGAAACCTGGTGTACAAGCATACCGTTAAAGCAGATGAAATAGAAGAAAAACTTTTTTTTACACCCCAGGGAAATTCCGGGATATTTTATGAATTGAGTGGAAGTACGGCTACGGCAATTTCATTTTATCTTACCGACAGCACTACGAACTTTATCAGAGGAGCACTTTATTTCTCATCAAGAATCAACAGAGATTCACTCGATCCGGTGATAAATTTCCTGAAAGCAGATATTCAGCATTTTATCGAGACCTTGAAATGGCAAAATCATAAATAG
- the rpsD gene encoding 30S ribosomal protein S4: MARYIGAKSKIARRFKDPIFGPDKTLSKKSSPAARRKGKMTEYAIQLQEKQKAKYTYGLLERQFRNLFEKAARKQGKTGDNLLKFLEARLDNSVYRLGLTRTRAAARQLVIHKHVMVNQRVVNIPSFQLKPGDIISLREKSKSLELVQNALSSKRNHYPWIEWDNETKTGKFVNYPEREEIPENIRENLIVEFYSKQ, from the coding sequence ATGGCAAGATACATAGGTGCAAAATCAAAAATAGCCAGAAGATTTAAAGATCCTATTTTTGGCCCGGATAAAACTTTAAGCAAAAAATCATCACCGGCTGCCAGAAGAAAGGGTAAAATGACTGAATATGCCATTCAGTTACAGGAAAAACAAAAAGCAAAATATACTTATGGTTTGCTCGAACGTCAGTTCAGGAACCTCTTTGAAAAAGCCGCCAGAAAACAAGGTAAAACCGGTGATAACCTGCTTAAATTTCTTGAGGCACGTCTCGATAATTCCGTTTACCGCCTTGGTCTGACACGCACAAGGGCAGCCGCACGCCAACTTGTGATTCACAAACATGTCATGGTCAATCAGCGGGTAGTAAACATTCCTTCTTTCCAGCTAAAACCGGGGGACATCATTTCGTTAAGGGAAAAATCAAAATCTCTTGAACTGGTTCAGAATGCCCTGAGCTCGAAAAGAAATCATTATCCGTGGATTGAATGGGATAATGAAACCAAAACAGGAAAATTTGTCAATTATCCGGAAAGAGAAGAAATCCCTGAAAACATCAGGGAAAACCTCATTGTTGAATTCTATTCCAAGCAATAA
- the rplQ gene encoding 50S ribosomal protein L17, which produces MRHGKKINHLSRKSAHRKALMANLASSLILHKRITTTVAKAKALRKYVEPLITKAKNDTTHSRRIVFSYLKHKDPVKELFDQVAVKVAERPGGYTRIIKTGYRLGDNAETCIIELVDYNELYVKEDKKKATRRRTRRGPAKTAATETTPVEKAPVETKSEELPQEPQVEPVAGESSEEPAAESETTGQEETKE; this is translated from the coding sequence ATGAGACACGGGAAAAAAATCAATCATTTAAGCAGAAAATCAGCTCACCGTAAAGCCTTAATGGCGAATTTGGCTTCATCATTAATTTTACACAAAAGAATTACAACAACAGTAGCCAAAGCCAAAGCATTGCGTAAATATGTTGAGCCGCTGATTACCAAGGCAAAAAACGATACCACTCATTCAAGACGTATTGTTTTTAGCTATCTGAAACATAAAGATCCTGTCAAGGAATTGTTTGATCAGGTGGCTGTGAAAGTTGCCGAAAGGCCGGGTGGATATACCAGAATTATCAAAACTGGTTATCGTCTGGGCGATAATGCCGAAACCTGTATTATCGAGCTGGTGGATTACAATGAATTGTATGTGAAAGAAGACAAGAAAAAAGCCACCCGCAGAAGAACCCGCAGAGGACCTGCTAAAACTGCTGCAACTGAGACAACCCCTGTTGAAAAAGCACCGGTTGAAACCAAATCCGAAGAGCTACCTCAGGAGCCTCAGGTTGAACCAGTAGCCGGAGAATCTTCTGAAGAACCCGCTGCTGAAAGTGAAACAACCGGACAGGAAGAAACAAAAGAATAA
- a CDS encoding DNA-directed RNA polymerase subunit alpha, translating into MGVIPFQKPERVIMQKSSDSKGVFEFYPLEKGYGVTIGNAIRRVLLSSLEGFAITNIKIDGIEQEFSTIEGVREDVVNIVLNLKQVRFKQIAEENEEKVFVSISGKDEFLAAEIGKASNCFEVLNPELVICSMEPSVHLDMEIIIKRGRGYKTIEDNKIPDAPIGMITLDSVFSPIKHVKYSVENFRVGQDTDFEKLILEITSDGSIHPEDALKEAAKVLMQHFVLFSDEKLTLDEELKKEEKKVDEKFLQMRKLLKTSLTDLDLSVRAYNCLASAGIQTLGELVQYDVADLLKFRNFGKKSLIEIEELVKEKGLTFGMDISPYKIETEQE; encoded by the coding sequence ATGGGAGTTATTCCTTTTCAAAAACCAGAACGTGTAATTATGCAAAAATCCTCTGATTCAAAGGGGGTTTTTGAATTCTATCCTCTCGAAAAAGGATATGGTGTTACTATTGGCAATGCTATCAGACGTGTTCTTCTTTCTTCTTTAGAGGGCTTTGCTATTACTAACATTAAAATTGATGGCATTGAGCAGGAGTTTTCAACTATCGAAGGTGTCAGGGAAGATGTCGTGAATATTGTTTTAAACCTGAAACAGGTCAGATTTAAACAAATAGCTGAAGAAAACGAAGAAAAAGTGTTCGTTTCTATTTCAGGTAAAGATGAATTTCTTGCTGCTGAAATCGGAAAAGCTTCAAACTGTTTTGAAGTATTAAATCCCGAATTGGTTATCTGCAGCATGGAACCATCCGTACATCTTGATATGGAAATCATTATCAAAAGAGGCAGAGGTTATAAAACCATTGAAGACAACAAAATTCCGGATGCCCCGATCGGAATGATTACCCTTGATTCGGTGTTTTCACCTATTAAGCATGTCAAATATAGTGTTGAAAATTTCAGGGTAGGGCAGGATACTGATTTTGAAAAACTTATTCTCGAAATCACCAGTGATGGGTCCATTCATCCTGAAGATGCCTTAAAAGAAGCAGCCAAAGTTTTGATGCAGCATTTTGTTCTTTTCTCTGATGAAAAACTGACTCTTGACGAAGAACTGAAGAAGGAAGAGAAAAAAGTGGATGAAAAATTCCTGCAGATGCGCAAACTGCTGAAAACCTCCCTTACCGACCTCGATTTATCGGTCAGAGCCTACAACTGTCTGGCTTCTGCCGGAATTCAGACTTTGGGAGAACTCGTACAGTATGACGTTGCTGACTTGTTAAAATTCAGAAATTTTGGTAAAAAATCATTGATAGAAATAGAAGAACTGGTGAAAGAAAAAGGACTGACCTTTGGAATGGATATTTCACCATATAAAATAGAAACAGAACAGGAGTAA